The sequence below is a genomic window from Schistocerca gregaria isolate iqSchGreg1 unplaced genomic scaffold, iqSchGreg1.2 ptg000831l, whole genome shotgun sequence.
CTGGTCCCAAGAAACTACATTTGTCCAGAGACGTGGCTATGCGTGCAAGATTACCGTGCATCTTGGTTTTCCCTACACACAGTCTCTTTTATGTATGCGGCGTATATTTGGCTTCATTGGTTGTTGCGCTTTTTTCAGTTATTAGAAAAGCGAGCTTTGCTAGGGGCGCATTTTCGTTCAACCTTCTAGGccctatttttttaaaacaaatatgtTCTTACGTAATTTTCCGCAGATCTGCTCTATTCCCAAGCTGGGAACACGGCATCTCAATTCTTGGCTTTTTTGCtgagttacatttcttttatgATGCATATTACGAACAGAGTGTTTCCAACTTCCTTCTCTCCATGCTCGTCTACGGACGAGGATTCGGCACCCGACAGTCCCTTTACGATCATCGAAAGCACGTTTAGAGGGGAGATCATCTACGAGACACTCTGCTGCACCTGCGAAACGCCGAAAGACATAAATGATGTCTTCCTGCATTTACCTATCGACATAAAACCGCACACTTCTGTCAAGCATAGTTTGAATCGCTTTTTGAGGACGCATTATACACGCAGAATTTTTTGCGAGCAGTGTCACAGCCTTCAGGAGACCAAAGTGTCTCCGAAATTCGACTGTTTGCCCAAGGTTATGATCCTGAATCTAAGGCGATGCAAAAGTAAAGGAAACGTCCGAGATGATGTCAGTATTTCGCATCAACTTGCATATTCTCACGAAATCCGCATACCGCCGTCAGAAACACTGTACACACTATATGCTGTCATCGCCCACTATAGCCCACATTTCTCTGGGGATTACGTCAGCTATGTTCGGTCCAAAGAAGGCTGGATCATGTTCGACGAGCTGGGCGTTCGTTCGGCCACGACTGTGACGCCTAATTTTTCTTTCCTTGATGTCTACGATAGCGTCAATCAACGCATCGGGAAAACAGGCGTCTTTGAAGAAATCCTGTTTTACGAGAAATCTCAAATAGATTCACTAACGCTAGAAACCTCGTAACTGGAGGCGCCATCTGCCTCGGTCTTCGTCACGACAGATCTTGTCTTGTTTGGCCGAAATccgcttttctctctctctctctctctctctactgaatGAAACCTCTTTACTGTCGCGGAAACCAAAGCGACACTTTGTAAAAGAAGAGATAGCTCTATTTGATCGCGTATTTGTTCCATCTGGAGTGATCACCTTTACCGTGCATGTCTCCCTTACCCACGTCTGGTCGCGGCGTGAGTTTACAAAAAAAAGCGTCTTCTAAAGCTTCAACTTGATTCAAAGCGGCATCGATTTTCATTATGCGCTCGTTTGGCATTCAGCAGGCCGGATACACATGAAACGAGAGTGATCGGCCCTATGAAGTCGACGGCAACCAGTTCGACAACGCGGCTCAGAGCCGCGTTTCCACTTCGAAAAATagagcacgaaaaaaaaaaagctagaacAAAATCTAGAAAAAGCTTGTCGATCGTATAGCACAATTTCTTCGTTCTGATAGCCCGTCTGCACATTCAGAAATAAAATCCTTTTTGACGCGAACCGTTGCCGCACGTATGCGTCGACTTTGTGGGAAACTCGTTCCTTTTGTGCCCCGATAGGTTCATACAACTGAGACTGGGatgttaccacaaaaaaaaaaaaaagacatttgcgCCACGACTGTCAAAGGTCGAAAGCGCGTCAAACTCGCCACAGTCGCGTGTTTACCGCTCTATCGTTTTTTGGTTTCGTTATCACGCACGACTTTCCTTCGATGGCACCATGAGTCGCCCCGCTGGCCGCGGCAGCGCTCCGAACGTTCTCGTTCTCTACGCGACTCAAACAGGGACGTCCCAGGAGGCGGCCGAGGATTTCGCGCGCCTGCTTCAAAAAAACAAGTTTCCGACTAGACTGGCTTCAGCCGACGAATACTCTATTGTATGCGCTTCATGTCTCCCCCGAGCACGCGCCGATTCCCTTGCTCGCGCAATTCCTCTCTGACTCCTCGCCACAGCAAAAGTTGATAGATGAAAGAGTCGTCATAATATTGTGTTCTACGACCGGGAGGGGGGAGTTTCCGGACTCGATTAAGGTATATGCCACGTGTGTTTGTGTTCTGCGGTTTATCGAGGGAGCGGGTAGTTCCGGAGGTGGCAGAGGGCGCGCGCAATTTAAGTCTGTAGTTTCGCGCACAATTTGCTGTTcggtacaattttcaattttcgaTAATTGGCATTTTTGATTCCGCCCTCGGCGCGCGTCGTTGGGGAGTCCTTGAACTCGGGGTCGAATCTCGCCCGTTGTCGCAACAGAGCAAAACGGACAAGATGTCCCCGCTAACATTACGACTCGTACTTTCCATACATCGAGAAAACATGGCTCTTTTTGCTTCGTTCAGACTTGCCTTCGAATTCGCTTTCGTCTCTCGCCTTCGCGGTGTTTGGCTTTGGCGACAGCTCCTACTCTCGCTTCAACTTTCCCAGTAAGCTCTTGCACAGGCGCCTGCTGATGCTCGGTGCCACGGCACTGGTTCCAAGAGGGGACGGAGACGACCAACACAGATACGGGTATCTGGGTGCATTTATTCCGTGGACTGAGCGGCTCGTTTCCAAGCTGTTCGAAGTGTACCATATTTCCCAACCCGAAAAAGGCGCCGCCGAGTCTGGCGCTTCTGGCCCGCGCTACAGAATATTGACCGGCGTCGCCGACTTCGACCCGAAGGTAGTAGAAAGAGCGAGCTTTGGGTCAGGAAGAGACGTCGCTCGCGCGTGTCGATGCACGGTCCGCGATAATGTGCGCCTAACCCACTCGGAATGGACGCAAGACGTGAGACACATTTCCTTCGCTGTTTCGTCACTGACCTGGAAGCCTGGTGACGTTGTCTATATCACGCCTCAAAATCCGGAGCACGAAGCGCGCAAATTTTTGCGCCTGTTGAATTTTGACCCTCATACGGAAATTCTTGAAATTTGTAACGATTCAAACGCTCCTGCAATCGTCGACGTGGTTCTTCCAACCACGCTGCTCGATCTCGCGATTGGTTTTTTCGACATCCTCGGCAAACCGCGCAGATACTTTTTTGAATTGCTGTCGCGCTTTGCCCTTGACGAGGACCAAAAAGAGCGCCTGGTCCATTTCTCCACCCTAGAAGGACAAGAAGAGCTCTACGAATACGTGACGGAGCCAAAAAGGACGTACCTGGACATCCTGGAGGACTTCGCCTCCGCAAAACCCCCGCTGGAATACATTTTCGACCTCTTTCCGCGCCTGAAGCCCCGTCCTTTCTCCATATGCTCCAGCTTCCTGCATAACGAGTACTCGCTCGATATAGTCGTGGGCGTCGTAAAATACCGAACGTCCATCATGCGAATAAGAAAAGGCGTCTGTTCGACCTGGCTGGCCGGTCTAGATCCTCGCACCGACCTGCGCGTCCCGCTGCAAATCAAGCCCGGGACTGTTTTGATGCCCACTCAGCTCTCCGTGCCGGTCATCATGGTCGGCACCGGAACGGGCTGCTCCGCTTTCAGGGCATTTCTCCAAGAAAGGGACCAACTGATTCGACGATCAAACGATCCAACGACCGCCCTCGGACGGTGCGTGTTGTACTTCGGATGCCGACACGAAAAAAAGGACTTCCTGTACCGCAAGGAGTGGACAGAGTTTCTCGAACGTCAGGCGCTCTCCGAGCTGAACGTCGCGTTCAGCCGCGACAAAAGAGCGTTGAAAATCAAAAAAGGCGGCAGCCGAGAAGAGTATGCACTCGAACAAAGCGCAAAGGTGTACGTGCAAGCATGCATGCGAAAAGACGGGGCAACGATATGGAACATGATAGACACATGCAACGCAATCGTTTTCGTGTGTGGAAATACCAAACTGCCGGCCGACGTCCGTGAAGCGCTAACAGACATAATCAAAGAGCAATCCGGGTCAGAAAGAAGCTGGGCGCACGCCTACTTGAACAAGCTAGAATCAGGTAATCGCATGTTCGTCGAATCTTGGTAAACACCCGCGCTCTTGTTCGCATCTTTTGAGAGTCTGtctcaggcaaaaaaaaaaaaaaaaaaaaaaagggaaaagcaaAAGCCTATATATAATGTTAGAATCACATGGCCAAGAGCCTTTGCCCTCTCCTCTTCCTCAGCCGAACGGCACACGCTCCCCTCTCTTCACCGTAGATTGAGACACTTGAGCGCGCGACGTTGAGAGAtacaaaaattaaaagtgaaattcaTCTCGAAACAACGTGATGTCTCTGCTCGCACACTTCTTGCTAAGATCCAGCCTCCCCATAATTGTGAACACGCTAGAGAGGTTATCCCATCGGTGCTCGCTATTCGGGTTGATAGAAATGGCGGCTAAAAAGGCCTTGGCGGCTTCTCCGTATTCCTTGAGGGCCAAATAGCTAATTCCAAGATTACACAACGCGCGAGCGTAATTGGGCCTGATTTCCAGCGCGCGCGCATACGAGTCAAGGGCCTCCAGGTTGCAATTCGAATTCGCCTGTGTAGCACCCAGCTTGTTCCAAATCGAGCAATCCATCGGGCGCATGGCCGCCACGGTCTTGAAACAGTCGATAGCCAACTCGTACTGAAACGTAAGATTGTACAAAAGGCCCAGCGCGATTTGTACGTCGGGGTCGGGATTGTCCGGACGGAGTCGAGCAGCGCGTAAGAATTCGTTCGTCACAACTCGGTGGTTTTCTTCAAAAGAGTGAATCAACGGGGCGGAAACATTCACCATTCCGCTGTACTCCGGATGGAAAGCGAGCCACCGCTGCAGACACTCGATGGTGCGCTGTTTCTGGTACTCGTTGGTGTAGGAGACGGCCAACATAAGCAACGCGTCGCGGTTGTTCGGATCTACTTTCACGGCCTGCGACAAAGCGCGACTTGCAAACTCGTCTTGATCGTTATCTGCCTGAACCGTTCCTAGCATTTGCCACGCCAAGGAATCGTTCGGGCTTTGCTGTGCCGCCGCCTCAAATGCGAGCACGGCATTTGCCAAATCACCAGACTCGAACAACTCCATACCTCTCTTGAACGAGTCTTCCATGCCCAAGAAGTGATTGTTTTGGCAAAacacatactcttctgtgtcactgCACGAACCCGTCGTTGAACCGCGCAACCCATTTGCTGTAAAATCATGTGTCATGTCCGTTTCAAATTCTGTCAACCAGTTGTTCAAATGCGGGTTCTTTGACAAATATTCTTCAAACTCTCTCGCCTCTTCTTCAATGCACCTCTCGAACTGATTCACATCCTCGTTCGAAGTTTTTTCAATGTTCTCGAACTTTCCGTCTTGAATAATCGTCTTTCCGTCACCAATCGATTTCATCATTCTGAAAAATTCGCTCTGAGCAAGCTTTGAATCCTCAATGTCAGAAAACTTAGAAGCAATCGACTGGAGGTCATCGCGCTTTCCCCATTCGTCCTCCAGTTTTTTAGTTCGTACGTGTTCCTGAAAGTGGTCCGCCCAAACGTCGCCGTCGTGGCGCAAAAAGCCCCCACGCGGCTCAGAGCGCATCACCCCTTCAAATTCCGCTGCCCATTCTAAGAATGAAATGCATGTCAACAGAATCTCTCACGTGAGCTATTCGCACTTCGGCAAAAGCACCTCCGAACTTGTGAAAGGCCGAACGTGTTTTACACGTACCACTCGCTTCGCGTCGAGCCAAATTTTCAGACACTCTGTAAACCTGCTCAAATTCCTGGAGCTCACCTGGCCGGGATAAAACCGAGTCGCATTCACGTGAAAACCCTTCCAAGCTCGCAGCCAGCGGGGACGCGTCGGACTTCGTCACATCATGATGAAGGGGCGGTTTGCTTTTTACGTGGCAGTTAAATTGTGCGGTTTGTGGATGGGCGAAAAATGGTGGCGGCGCAGACCTCGCAAACTCCAaaaaatgatgaggaggacaaggCATCATACCAAACTGATGACTCCCTCCGGGTGGGGGCTGTTGCTCCCCCACTTTGAGTCCAAAATTCAAATTCTGTTGGAATTCTCTAGCTAGCTGTTCTTCTTGAAATTGGCTGAATTCTTCTGGTAAAAGAAAGTCGTTCTGTCCCCGTGGTCAGCTCCCTAGAAGGCTGGACAGACACACGCGCAACGTGTAACCCATCGCTCGGACGTACGTGTGGTGTTATGGATGGTGGATGTTGCTCTCTATATCTAGAAAAATTTTCTTGTGTCGATGGATATTTCTCCTCGTTCCATTTCTCCTAGTGGTCGAGGTGGTAACGCGTGAGTCGCGCAGGCCGCGTCCTTCAGAGAAAAGGGGTCGAGCCAAGCTCGTGGCGTCGACAGAACAAAAAAAGAACGTACATAAAATTGTGTTTTGTCTTCTGTGAACCTATCGACCACGCGCAGAACGGGATTAGAAGCCCGGGATTCGTCGCCGCAGTTATCTAAAATCTCTCTAAATGCCATTTACAGCGGAAAATAATAGCGATATGGCTTCTTGATAGAGGCTGGGAGCAGAACGAGAATGTTAAAACTCGAGTGAAAAAAAAATATGTACAGTAAGTATGAACTAAATAACGGACTCGGAACGAATTTGATCACTGTTATTGTTGTGGGTTTTTTTCTTTGAAAGTAACACCTGTGGCAAATAGTGCGAGCACGAAGAGCGGGCAAAACTAtgtcaaaaaaattttttgtttgcatATATTTTTACGCATCAAAGTCGCTCGGCGTATACATATACACAACAGCCGTGGTAGATTAAGCAACGTGCTATTTTTTTTAGACAGCTAGCTAGCATATTGAGTTACGTTTGCAGAAATCAGCCTCATGGAGCGCCAGTCTTCTGAAGAAGGAAGGAATGGCGTTCGCAATGACGGGCCAGCGTCAGCCGACGACGATACAATACGTGCACAGCAAAGACCGACGCACGAAGCGGCCAAGCCAACTTTCCAAGAAGGATCAGATCGCTTTTTGACAGATTCGTCTGGAAGCGATTCTAGCTTAAAACCGTCTGCCAACTACAGCAACCGCGACAATCACTCTACAAATACCAAATTGAATAGCGTACAATCCGCTCCACAACAGCCACTTAGAGAAAACATGATCGATGCGGCTGTAGCATTTCTCAAAAATCCCCGTATAAAGTCGAGTCCCCTGGACCAAAAAATTtcgtttcttcttcagaaaaaagGCCTGACCGAAGCGGAGCTAGAAATCGCCCTGACGAGAGCAGGCTTCAGCAACAGTACGAGAAGCTCGCGAGGTGTGTGTGTAATGATATCAGACACGTTAAAACAAAACGGCTACGTTGTTGGTTTTTGCTGAACTAATTTCAAACGTTTTTTCACTTAGAATCGGCTGCCAACAGGAATTCCGAATACGGGTCTCAATCCAGGCCTCCATCCAACCCTTCCGTGCCTCATTATGTTCCTTATACCCCAGCGACCAACCAAGGATTTTTATCGCTACGTGCAATTGGCCTCATCGTCTTTGTGTGTATGAGCATTCATTCTGTCGTCTCATATCTGATTAAAAAATTCATGGCCCGGTTTTATTGGCCTGAGAAATCGACTTTAGCTCAACGAATAACCGCTCTGGAAGCTCAAGTCAGAGCTACCGAGCGACTTGTATCATCTCAAGTAGGTGAATTTCTAGAAGCACTAAATTTGGTCAAAAAGTgcttaaaaattcaaaaaaaagaGTATGAAGATTCTCAAAAACTTCTCGTCCTACAACAAGAAGAAGGAGATTATAAACTTTCAGAATTAAAAAAGAGCATTTCAACTCTAAGGCATCTATTGCCGACTATTCCTACAAACAGTCAGCTATCGACACACCCATCTAATTTCAAACTACAAAATGAATATTGGGCAGAAGTTAAAAACGAATTACAAAGTctaaaaaataccatcaaattactTTCACAGTCCGGACAACTCAAAGCACCTGCTCGTCTCCAACCTCTTACCACCTCTAAAGCAATACACCCAGAACTATCGCCCACGGAATCTCCTTCAATCTCTTCTAATGCCTGTCAAACGTCCACCCTTGCCTCTGTCAACGATAATAACCAAAACGATAAATGCATTCCCGAATCACTTCGTTCGCCtgataatttcaaaaaaattggaatTCCTCCATGGCAACGAGAACAAACTGACTCATCTTCTAGCCCCTCACTAACACTGCAAGCTGCAGCAGGCCATTCAGACCCGCCACCATCTTCTGAAAATTGTGAATCCTAAACATCACCCCCAAAACATCAGTGTTATTTTTCTTATGAACGTGACTGCTGCTCTTGACGCAATCTCATTTTTGTGCATTGAGAATATAATTTTCACTCTTTGGTATCAAATGACCTAAAATTTACTGCTCTCCTTTGAAAAAGATGACTTCTCAACATACTTTTTCATCTACATGAGACGTAGCACACGCGACGAACCTGCGCTCTATCTAGTTAAGGCGTGTCAAACATGAGCCGATTCAGAACCCTCTACAAATGCGGCTATAATCGTAAACGCCTCTGTGCAAAGTATACCGAAATTCGGTAAAATTTCTAAAAACGCCATTATACCTGATTTGTAGTAAAAAAACAACAGATCTTTTTTGAACGCTACGTACGTGCATATCCTGACTATCGATTTATCTCATTGTTCTCATCACCAAAAAATGCACGTGTTCAATTGGCTACGCTTCACTGACAGAAACTCAAGAATGCCTATCTGGTAGTCCTCACTTTGTCTCTCGCGTCAAAATTCCCAACGCACAGATCTCTTAGTTGGATAACATGCGCTCGTACACTTTTCACGAGCACAATGTGTCATCGCCGACCGACTACGAAACTGAGGATTTAGGAGCAGCCTTTGAGTATTCAGAAGCTTATTCTTGTCCTTTTTTGATCGAATTTGTAACGCCTATGTACATTTGTGTTGGTTGCACATTTTCACAGAAAACGTCATTGGCAATTTGTGTCATCATCGAGAACCCTTTGAGAGGTCTCGCGAACATGGCAATAGCATGCTGTTTTTGCGAGCTATGATGCACGCTTCGTTTAGGTTTAATGTACAAAACGATCAAGTCATATAGACCGATTGGGATCTTTCGTCTACATGATATGGCTGTATTGTCGTGCGGTTTACCAAATAAGCCTTTGTCGTAAACTTTGCTGTTCCCTATATTTGACGTAGTCTGTAAACTTACCCCGTCTTGCGGATTCTGGATAAATCTAGTATATTATAAAGAGCAAGCATTTTCGCACTCTGCGTCATTGCAGACCAAAAAAGGAACACACCTCGGCACGCGTTGACTCAGCCTTCTGCGCTCTATGTGTTCAGACATCCTCTATGCTTGGATTTCCAGCGTCGTCCAAAAATTCCGAAAATTTTCGTACAAATTGCGTCCGTTCAAAAGGTCGTTGAGGGGCATTCCGCCATTCTTTGAACTCCACATATATGTGTTACTTTTCATGTTTATGCAACCTCATGGCGGGCGTAAATCTGCATAGCGCGCAATTTTCAGGCCGTTCTTTGGTAcgtgttttttttgtgtttgtcGATCTTACATGTAAAAAAAGCAGCACAGGGCGAATTTGCGCTGCAAGGTCATCATTTTTTTTATCCATGCATTCCCCTCGAAGCAGTGAGCTTGAGGCTCTGAAGCGTCGGGTTATGAAATTAGAGAGTGAACTCGACAGTCTTCAAATAGGAAAGCCTACTCGAGAGAGACTCGAAGTGATGAGCGATGTCGTCGTTGATTCTAACCCATATAGGTACAGATTATCTTTCCTGATATTTCCTCCGCTTCCTTTGGTTCATTGCCTAACCTTTGTCGTGAATTACACAAGCCGTCTGATGGCTTTGAAGAAGATGGGAATTGTCAAAAATTACGAGGAAATTCGTCGACGCACTGTTGTCGTCGTTGGAATTGGGGGCATAGGAAGCACTGCTTGCGAAATGATGGCTAGGTGTGGCATTGGGAAACTCATCATGCTCGACTATGATAAAATCGAGTTGGCGAACATGAATAGGTAATTTTTTTTGAGTAAAAAATGGCGACAATATTTCGTCTAACACAAAGTCTTAGACTTTTTTTTTGCCCTGAGCATGTGGGACAGCtcaaaacagcagcagcagctcgcATTTTGGCAAAGATCAATCCGGATGTTATATACGAACCTCATGACATGGATGTGACCGAGCTTGCCTATTTCCGTCGCTTTTGTCAGATATTGTCTACTGGAGGTCTATGCGGTCAGAAGGTGGATCTTGTTCTCGGATGTGTCGATAATTACCAAGCCAGGAGTAGTATCAACCAAGCTTGCTTGGAGACGGACGTCCCGTGGTATGAATCTGGTGTTTCAGAAGACGCAATGGGCGGACACATTCAACTAATAATTCCAGGCTTGACGGCTTGCTTCGAATGTGTCCCGCCGTTGATAGTTGCTTCTGGAATAGACGAGTCTACACTCAAGAGAGAAGGAGTGTGCGCTGCATCTTTACCGACGACGATGGGCGTTATCAGTTCGTTGTTAGTTCAGAACAGTTTAAAATATCTTTTGCGATTTGGAAAGGTTGGTTTTTACCTGGGGTATCAGGCTCTGTTGGACTTTTTTCCTTCTCATATGATTCATCCGAACAGCGAGTGCAGAAATTCATGGTGCACAAAAAGGCAGCTTATGTGCAGAGAGCAGACCGAAAGGAATCCGAGACTTGCCGAACAGTTTGATTTTTGTGCAAAAAACAAATTGACAGGTTCTGACACTGTGCACCATCAAGAAAACAGCTATGGTACGCGCATCCTCTAGATTTGTTCGAAATTTCCGAATAGGCGGTTGATTTTGTCTCATACACTAACCGTCCAAACAATAGGAATTACCGTAGAGGGATCCTCTTGCGATGTCGAGGAAGCTGAACGCCTCCCAGCAGGGCTGAATTTTCTTCACCCCAGGTTCAGCGCTCAGGATCGACAAGAGGACGCGTTTCAACAGAAGGGGACGAGTGAGGACGCTTGTCCAGACTGGTACAGAATTGAATCACTCCGGCGACAGCTTAAGGAATTATAGCATAGCCGTTAATACAGGGTGTCTACGAGAAAGAATGAAGGTGAtattgtgtttttttggttctgGATCGTGTTTATTGCTTTATGTCGCGGTGGTTGTCGATATTGAGGGACAGTGTTTTGGGTGGGAGTGGGGAGAGGAGCAGTCCCTGGTATCCATGGATGGGCGAGTTGTGGGAGTTTTGGCCTATTATGTAGGAGGTGAGGATGAAAGAACGCGCGTTGAAATTGTGTTAgattgattgattt
It includes:
- the LOC126322694 gene encoding uncharacterized protein LOC126322694 encodes the protein MSKPESNVTASEHCTELKYSQVECLLLALFGLFNDALQKKRVSTGKPTQIVRLLKKKNETTFVQRRGYACKITVHLGFPYTQSLLYLLYSQAGNTASQFLAFLLSYISFMMHITNRVFPTSFSPCSSTDEDSAPDSPFTIIESTFRGEIIYETLCCTCETPKDINDVFLHLPIDIKPHTSVKHSLNRFLRTHYTRRIFCEQCHSLQETKVSPKFDCLPKVMILNLRRCKSKGNVRDDVSISHQLAYSHEIRIPPSETLYTLYAVIAHYSPHFSGDYVSYVRSKEGWIMFDELGVRSATTVTPNFSFLDVYDSVNQRIGKTGVFEEILFYEKSQIDSLTLETS
- the LOC126322693 gene encoding peroxisomal membrane protein PEX14-like — protein: MERQSSEEGRNGVRNDGPASADDDTIRAQQRPTHEAAKPTFQEGSDRFLTDSSGSDSSLKPSANYSNRDNHSTNTKLNSVQSAPQQPLRENMIDAAVAFLKNPRIKSSPLDQKISFLLQKKGLTEAELEIALTRAGFSNSTRSSRESAANRNSEYGSQSRPPSNPSVPHYVPYTPATNQGFLSLRAIGLIVFVCMSIHSVVSYLIKKFMARFYWPEKSTLAQRITALEAQVRATERLVSSQVGEFLEALNLVKKCLKIQKKEYEDSQKLLVLQQEEGDYKLSELKKSISTLRHLLPTIPTNSQLSTHPSNFKLQNEYWAEVKNELQSLKNTIKLLSQSGQLKAPARLQPLTTSKAIHPELSPTESPSISSNACQTSTLASVNDNNQNDKCIPESLRSPDNFKKIGIPPWQREQTDSSSSPSLTLQAAAGHSDPPPSSENCES
- the LOC126322678 gene encoding ubiquitin-like modifier-activating enzyme 5: MHSPRSSELEALKRRVMKLESELDSLQIGKPTRERLEVMSDVVVDSNPYSRLMALKKMGIVKNYEEIRRRTVVVVGIGGIGSTACEMMARCGIGKLIMLDYDKIELANMNRLFFCPEHVGQLKTAAAARILAKINPDVIYEPHDMDVTELAYFRRFCQILSTGGLCGQKVDLVLGCVDNYQARSSINQACLETDVPWYESGVSEDAMGGHIQLIIPGLTACFECVPPLIVASGIDESTLKREGVCAASLPTTMGVISSLLVQNSLKYLLRFGKVGFYLGYQALLDFFPSHMIHPNSECRNSWCTKRQLMCREQTERNPRLAEQFDFCAKNKLTGSDTVHHQENSYGITVEGSSCDVEEAERLPAGLNFLHPRFSAQDRQEDAFQQKGTSEDACPDWYRIESLRRQLKEL